The following are encoded in a window of Flavobacterium cupriresistens genomic DNA:
- a CDS encoding sugar MFS transporter has protein sequence MSNIENAVRLERGNPVIPMVILTLLFFILGFVTWLNGPLIPFFELACELSSSQAYFVTFAFYIAYFVMAIPSSWIIEKVGYKNGISLGLLIIAAGAFMFYPAASSRTFLLFLIALFVMGTGLAVLQTASNPYVVVIGPRESAAARISVLGIANKLAGFVAPIVLTALVLSNMQDFTADKIALLDEASKTAALNSLALQLQRPYLYMGLIIMVLALLVKFSPLPEIDLDEDGNVTNLSIFQQIKNAFKYPQLVLGVVTLMLYISAEVLAGDSIGGFGKQLGVYGDEGNFYLKLTSFTMSFMVVGYVLGITLIPKYLSQVTALKASGFLGLILVLAIVLISPKLMIQLPGIPNLPIVILLVALLGLANALCWPAIWPMALQDLGGYTKIASAILIMGIIGGAVFPLFYGMIVEHVNTSNIENGVALTSKSGNQIAYLILLPSYLMILFYAIKGHKYRSWKI, from the coding sequence ATGTCAAACATTGAAAATGCAGTCCGTTTAGAGAGAGGGAATCCGGTTATTCCGATGGTTATTTTAACCTTATTGTTTTTTATTCTGGGTTTTGTTACCTGGCTTAACGGGCCTTTAATTCCATTTTTCGAATTGGCCTGTGAGTTATCCTCTTCACAAGCTTATTTTGTGACTTTTGCTTTTTATATTGCCTATTTTGTGATGGCAATTCCATCCTCTTGGATTATCGAAAAAGTAGGGTATAAGAATGGTATTTCTTTAGGATTATTGATCATTGCAGCCGGCGCATTTATGTTTTATCCCGCTGCGTCAAGCCGTACTTTTTTGCTGTTTTTAATTGCATTATTTGTGATGGGAACAGGCTTAGCTGTTTTGCAAACTGCCTCTAATCCGTATGTTGTCGTTATAGGTCCTCGTGAAAGTGCTGCGGCAAGAATAAGTGTTCTGGGAATTGCAAACAAACTGGCCGGATTTGTGGCTCCGATTGTATTAACAGCCTTGGTTTTATCAAACATGCAGGATTTTACTGCCGATAAGATTGCGTTGTTGGATGAAGCATCAAAAACAGCTGCTTTAAATTCACTTGCACTGCAATTGCAAAGACCTTATCTTTATATGGGGTTGATCATTATGGTTTTAGCGTTGTTGGTTAAGTTTTCTCCGCTTCCTGAGATTGATTTGGATGAAGACGGAAATGTAACAAATTTGAGTATTTTTCAGCAAATAAAAAACGCATTTAAGTACCCGCAATTGGTTTTAGGTGTTGTAACTTTGATGCTGTACATATCAGCGGAAGTTTTGGCCGGTGATTCAATAGGTGGTTTCGGAAAACAATTAGGAGTTTATGGCGATGAAGGGAACTTTTATTTGAAATTAACCTCATTCACTATGTCATTTATGGTAGTGGGTTATGTATTGGGAATCACATTAATTCCAAAATATCTTTCGCAGGTTACAGCTTTAAAAGCTTCGGGATTTTTAGGTTTAATTTTGGTTTTAGCGATTGTATTAATCTCTCCAAAGTTAATGATTCAGTTGCCCGGAATTCCAAATTTACCGATTGTAATTCTTTTGGTAGCCTTACTTGGATTGGCAAATGCACTTTGCTGGCCGGCAATTTGGCCGATGGCTCTTCAGGATTTAGGAGGTTATACTAAAATTGCAAGTGCAATTTTGATTATGGGAATTATTGGTGGTGCTGTTTTTCCTCTGTTTTATGGGATGATTGTGGAGCACGTAAATACATCAAATATTGAAAATGGAGTAGCGTTAACTTCAAAAAGCGGGAATCAAATTGCTTATTTAATATTATTGCCTTCGTATTTAATGATTCTTTTTTATGCAATAAAAGGTCATAAATACAGAAGTTGGAAGATTTAG
- the nagB gene encoding glucosamine-6-phosphate deaminase — MLKSKIDKATGFEKRFENINTVVFENSNEASKAVAQEIAALIQSKQKENKPCILGLATGSSPKGLYAELVRLHKEEGLSFKNVISFNLDEYYPMEPNSINSYVRFMKELLFDHVDILPENFHVPDGLLTKEQIADYCHDYEAKIEALGGIDLQILGIGGNGHIGFNESGSLQNSKTRLVALDHITRVAASKDFSGLSNTPRTAITLGVKKIMEAKQVILMAWGEGKSNVIKKSVEDEVTNQIPASFLQEHNNAVFVLDKEASSKLTRINRPWLVEKVTWSDKLIRKAVLGLALDLKKPILMLTDADYIENGMSDLLADSGPAYDINIKIFNKLQNTITGWPGGKPNADDANRPERAEPARKRVLLFSPHPDDDIISMGGTFMRLQEQGHEVHVAYQTSGNIAVADDEALRFASFVIDYNEKFGIKSPEADAIYEKAVNFLKNKKNSEIDIPEVRYIKGLIRKGEARATSHFVGLTDDQIHFMELPFYETGTIEKKPIGQEDIQLTMDLIEKIKPHQIYAAGDLADPHGTHKVCLDAIFEAVKALKPKSFMDDCWLWLYRGAWQEWGIDEVEMAVPMSPDQVLAKRHGIFKHQSQKDGVVFQGTDAREFWQRAEDRNHETAALYQQLGLATYAAMEAFVRWHY; from the coding sequence ATGTTAAAAAGTAAAATAGACAAAGCAACAGGCTTCGAAAAACGATTTGAAAACATCAATACAGTAGTTTTTGAAAATTCTAATGAGGCTTCTAAGGCGGTTGCTCAGGAAATTGCAGCTTTAATTCAATCCAAACAAAAAGAAAACAAACCTTGTATTTTAGGTCTGGCAACCGGTTCTTCTCCAAAAGGATTGTATGCAGAGTTAGTACGTCTTCATAAAGAGGAAGGTTTGAGTTTTAAAAACGTAATTAGTTTTAATTTGGATGAATATTATCCAATGGAACCCAATTCTATCAACAGTTATGTTCGTTTTATGAAAGAATTACTGTTTGACCATGTCGATATTTTACCTGAAAACTTCCACGTTCCCGATGGACTTTTAACCAAAGAACAAATTGCAGATTACTGCCATGATTACGAAGCTAAAATTGAAGCCTTAGGTGGAATCGATTTACAAATTCTTGGAATTGGAGGAAACGGACATATTGGTTTTAATGAATCCGGTTCTCTTCAAAACTCCAAAACGCGTTTGGTAGCTTTAGACCATATTACAAGAGTTGCCGCAAGTAAAGATTTTTCCGGATTGAGTAATACGCCAAGAACTGCAATTACACTTGGAGTTAAAAAAATCATGGAGGCCAAACAAGTTATTTTGATGGCTTGGGGAGAAGGAAAATCCAATGTGATCAAAAAATCGGTTGAAGATGAGGTGACCAATCAGATTCCGGCTTCGTTTTTACAGGAACACAATAATGCTGTTTTTGTTTTAGACAAAGAAGCATCTTCAAAACTAACCCGAATCAACAGACCTTGGTTGGTTGAAAAAGTAACCTGGAGTGATAAATTAATCCGTAAAGCCGTTTTAGGATTGGCACTTGATCTTAAAAAACCAATTTTAATGCTTACCGATGCCGATTATATCGAAAACGGCATGAGTGATTTATTGGCCGATTCAGGTCCTGCTTACGACATTAATATTAAGATATTCAATAAATTACAAAATACAATTACAGGTTGGCCAGGTGGGAAACCAAATGCAGACGATGCTAATCGTCCTGAAAGAGCGGAGCCAGCCAGAAAACGTGTATTGCTTTTCAGTCCACACCCTGATGATGATATTATCAGTATGGGAGGAACGTTTATGCGTTTGCAAGAGCAAGGGCATGAAGTGCACGTAGCGTACCAGACTTCAGGAAATATTGCCGTTGCCGATGATGAAGCCTTGCGTTTTGCAAGTTTCGTAATTGATTACAATGAGAAATTCGGAATCAAAAGTCCGGAAGCGGATGCGATTTATGAAAAAGCAGTTAACTTCTTAAAAAATAAAAAGAACAGCGAAATTGATATCCCTGAAGTGCGTTATATCAAAGGACTAATCAGAAAAGGAGAAGCAAGAGCAACAAGTCATTTTGTTGGTTTAACAGACGATCAAATTCATTTTATGGAGCTTCCATTTTATGAAACAGGTACCATTGAGAAAAAACCAATCGGACAAGAAGACATTCAATTGACGATGGATTTAATTGAAAAAATTAAACCACATCAAATATATGCTGCAGGAGATTTAGCAGATCCACACGGAACACACAAAGTATGTTTAGATGCTATTTTTGAAGCCGTGAAAGCCTTAAAACCAAAATCATTTATGGACGACTGTTGGTTATGGTTGTACCGTGGTGCTTGGCAGGAATGGGGTATTGACGAAGTAGAAATGGCAGTGCCTATGAGCCCGGATCAGGTTTTGGCAAAACGCCATGGAATCTTCAAACACCAATCTCAAAAAGACGGTGTTGTTTTTCAGGGAACCGATGCCAGAGAATTTTGGCAAAGAGCCGAAGACCGAAATCACGAAACAGCAGCTTTGTATCAGCAATTAGGTTTAGCGACTTATGCGGCGATGGAAGCGTTTGTGAGATGGCATTACTAG
- a CDS encoding DUF3820 family protein has product MQQDSKLLIKLAHTKMPFGKYEGRYLIDLPEYYVVWYQNKGFPKGELGQQLQLIYELKLNGLEELIRNIKKQYPKPLK; this is encoded by the coding sequence ATGCAACAAGACAGTAAACTTCTCATAAAATTAGCCCATACCAAAATGCCTTTCGGGAAATACGAAGGACGTTACTTAATAGACTTACCCGAGTATTATGTTGTTTGGTATCAAAATAAAGGTTTCCCGAAAGGAGAGCTAGGACAACAACTTCAACTGATCTATGAACTAAAACTAAACGGATTAGAAGAGTTGATCCGTAATATCAAAAAGCAGTATCCTAAGCCTTTGAAGTAG
- a CDS encoding peptidase domain-containing ABC transporter, which translates to MINFPHEFQLDAKDCGPACIKIIAKYYGRFYSLPFLRDLCGITREGVSFLDLSDACEAISLRTKSVKVDFSVLQTIPLPCIVHWQESHFIVVYKITQKQVYVSDPAKGLCKYSYESFQEDWLKESKVGAVLAIEPMADFKQRSISDKLERRKTLENFLGYFTPYKKSFVNLFVVMLIVTLLQAFLPFISKSVIDVGIQTNDLDFIDLVLIANITIIVSILLSNMIRDWILLHLTSRINISLISDYLIKLMKLPITFFENKLIGDILQRAQDHERIRDFIMNNSLNFIFSILTFFIFGIILFVYSPVLCLIYLIGSTLFIGWVVFFLKFRKKLDWEYFDVHTKNQSYWVETIGSIQDIKINNYEKQKRWKWEALQVQLFKIDQKILRITNAQNLGAQFINQLTNLMITFYSAKAVIKGDITFGVMISTQFIIGMLNGPIMQFISFVQSAQYAKISFLRLNEIHELEEEEENETNNSIKLPEDKSLLLRNVSFQYSRNSPYILTNISILIPEGKVTAIVGDSGSGKTTLLKLILRLYKPTHGELSMGNLNIQNVNLKQWRASCGAVMQDGKIFSDTIQNNIVLDDENIDYARLKKAVMVANIAAEIEAMPKGYQTMMGENGRGLSGGQKQRVLIARALYKDPDYLFFDEATNSLDVINEQKIVTALEEIFKNKTVIVVAHRLSTIRKADQIIVLKNGFISEIGNHDMLMTKEGGHYYELVKTQTGDTVNG; encoded by the coding sequence ATGATTAATTTCCCCCACGAGTTTCAGCTCGATGCTAAAGATTGTGGTCCTGCCTGTATAAAAATTATTGCAAAATATTATGGCAGGTTTTATAGCCTGCCTTTTTTACGTGATTTATGTGGTATCACGCGCGAAGGGGTCAGTTTTTTAGATCTTAGCGATGCTTGTGAAGCAATTAGTTTGCGTACTAAAAGTGTTAAAGTAGATTTTAGTGTTTTGCAGACAATTCCATTGCCTTGCATTGTACATTGGCAGGAGAGTCACTTTATTGTGGTTTATAAAATAACACAGAAACAAGTATATGTTTCAGATCCCGCAAAAGGGTTGTGTAAATATTCTTACGAGAGTTTTCAGGAAGACTGGTTAAAAGAATCAAAAGTGGGTGCTGTTTTAGCCATAGAGCCCATGGCGGATTTTAAACAACGCTCTATAAGTGATAAATTAGAACGAAGAAAAACGTTAGAGAATTTTCTGGGGTACTTTACACCTTACAAAAAGAGTTTTGTAAACCTGTTTGTGGTGATGCTTATAGTGACATTGCTACAGGCTTTTTTGCCCTTTATTTCAAAATCGGTTATCGATGTTGGAATTCAGACCAATGATTTAGATTTTATTGATCTTGTTTTAATCGCCAATATTACCATTATAGTCAGTATCTTATTGAGCAACATGATTCGCGATTGGATTTTACTGCATCTTACTTCGCGAATAAACATCTCTTTGATATCAGATTATCTGATAAAATTAATGAAACTGCCTATTACTTTTTTTGAGAATAAGTTGATTGGAGATATTTTACAACGAGCGCAAGATCATGAGCGTATTCGGGATTTTATAATGAACAATTCGCTCAACTTTATCTTCTCTATTCTCACCTTTTTTATATTCGGAATCATTCTGTTTGTTTACAGTCCGGTCTTGTGTTTGATTTATTTGATCGGTAGTACTTTATTTATTGGTTGGGTGGTCTTTTTTTTAAAATTCAGGAAAAAACTGGATTGGGAGTATTTTGACGTTCACACAAAAAATCAGAGTTACTGGGTGGAAACTATTGGAAGCATTCAGGATATAAAAATCAATAATTACGAAAAGCAAAAAAGATGGAAATGGGAGGCTTTGCAAGTTCAGTTATTTAAGATTGACCAAAAAATACTGCGAATTACCAATGCGCAAAATCTGGGAGCGCAATTTATTAATCAATTAACCAATTTAATGATTACATTTTATTCTGCAAAAGCAGTGATAAAAGGTGATATTACATTTGGTGTAATGATTTCGACACAATTTATAATAGGGATGCTTAATGGTCCGATTATGCAGTTCATTTCTTTTGTTCAATCTGCTCAATATGCAAAAATTAGTTTTTTAAGGCTTAACGAAATACACGAATTAGAGGAAGAAGAAGAAAACGAAACCAATAACAGCATCAAGCTTCCGGAAGATAAAAGCTTGCTATTACGAAATGTTAGTTTTCAGTACAGTAGAAATAGTCCTTATATCTTAACGAATATTTCAATATTGATTCCGGAGGGAAAAGTAACTGCCATTGTAGGAGATAGCGGTAGCGGTAAGACCACTTTGTTGAAACTTATTTTAAGATTGTATAAACCGACCCATGGTGAACTTTCTATGGGGAATCTTAATATTCAGAACGTTAATCTAAAACAATGGAGAGCAAGTTGCGGAGCGGTGATGCAGGACGGCAAAATTTTTAGCGATACGATTCAAAATAACATTGTCTTGGACGATGAGAATATTGATTATGCAAGGTTGAAAAAAGCGGTAATGGTAGCCAATATAGCAGCAGAAATAGAAGCTATGCCCAAAGGATATCAAACGATGATGGGAGAAAACGGCAGGGGTTTAAGTGGAGGACAGAAGCAACGTGTTCTGATTGCAAGAGCTTTGTACAAAGATCCCGACTATTTGTTTTTTGATGAGGCAACAAATTCACTGGATGTTATAAATGAGCAAAAAATTGTGACAGCATTAGAAGAGATTTTTAAGAATAAAACAGTAATCGTGGTAGCACATCGCTTGAGTACGATTCGTAAAGCAGATCAGATTATAGTGCTTAAAAATGGATTTATTAGTGAAATTGGAAATCATGATATGTTGATGACAAAAGAAGGTGGGCATTATTATGAATTGGTTAAAACACAGACAGGAGATACTGTAAATGGATAA
- a CDS encoding HlyD family efflux transporter periplasmic adaptor subunit yields MDNKGFHKTLNSNRTEEVAWIIEKMPTKFGILISSVAIGLVLLLLLFGWLIKYPEVLMGQIVINTRQAPVKLVASTQGNIILLEHASGANVHAGEYIAYIKNEANLADVKLLKNTLDDINIHEVDFQKHRHLFPENLSLGDINNKYYNFLNALYQYLDYTNQQPYEVQKQINKKLLELQTKKFEQLKNDFKSQKIKHEVSQSLFYKDSTLYSKNVTSKADIERSIIAKANSELDYKAIDKEINNTNYQINEAHNKSQVIAIEKTAKEREMIIGLFNSYYDLIDAIKKWERTYVFLSPIKGKVDFLNFLKDNDYIQSGEELFKIVPDNNQIIGQVNLPENGSGKVKIGQSVIIKLNNYPYNEYGSIKGKVVRISLATNQQVLSDNQKKMSSYLVDVNLPYGLKTNYDVVLNFHAEAKGTAEIITEDRRLIERFFDNLRYKLE; encoded by the coding sequence ATGGATAATAAAGGATTTCATAAAACACTAAACTCAAATCGAACCGAAGAGGTAGCTTGGATTATTGAAAAAATGCCGACTAAATTCGGAATTTTAATCAGCTCAGTTGCTATAGGTTTGGTATTGCTATTGTTGCTTTTTGGCTGGCTTATAAAATATCCGGAAGTATTAATGGGTCAAATTGTGATAAATACAAGACAGGCGCCTGTCAAATTAGTTGCATCGACTCAAGGGAATATTATATTGTTAGAACATGCTTCCGGTGCTAATGTACATGCCGGAGAATACATTGCCTACATAAAAAATGAAGCCAATTTAGCCGATGTCAAACTGTTGAAAAACACACTTGATGATATAAATATTCATGAAGTCGATTTTCAAAAACACCGTCATTTATTTCCTGAAAATTTATCTTTAGGAGATATAAATAATAAATACTATAACTTTTTAAATGCGCTGTATCAATATTTAGATTACACGAATCAACAGCCTTATGAGGTTCAAAAACAAATTAATAAAAAATTACTCGAGCTGCAGACAAAGAAATTTGAGCAGTTAAAAAATGATTTTAAAAGCCAAAAAATAAAACACGAAGTTTCACAGAGTCTTTTTTATAAAGATTCGACACTATATAGTAAAAATGTCACTTCCAAAGCAGATATAGAACGTTCAATTATAGCAAAAGCAAATAGTGAGCTGGATTATAAAGCAATTGATAAAGAGATTAATAATACAAATTATCAAATCAATGAAGCTCATAATAAATCACAAGTAATTGCAATTGAAAAAACAGCTAAGGAAAGAGAAATGATTATTGGGTTATTTAATAGCTATTATGATTTAATCGATGCCATAAAAAAATGGGAACGGACGTATGTTTTTCTTTCCCCGATAAAAGGAAAAGTAGATTTTTTGAATTTTCTTAAAGACAACGATTATATTCAGTCCGGAGAAGAATTATTTAAAATAGTACCAGATAATAACCAAATAATAGGACAGGTTAATCTGCCTGAAAATGGCTCCGGTAAAGTGAAAATTGGACAAAGTGTTATAATTAAACTGAATAATTATCCTTATAATGAATATGGCTCGATTAAAGGTAAGGTGGTAAGGATATCACTTGCAACAAACCAGCAGGTTCTTTCTGATAATCAAAAGAAAATGAGTTCCTATCTGGTTGATGTAAATCTGCCCTACGGATTAAAAACGAATTATGATGTTGTATTAAATTTTCATGCTGAAGCTAAAGGAACAGCCGAGATCATAACAGAAGACAGGAGACTGATCGAACGCTTCTTTGATAATTTGAGATATAAATTAGAATAG
- a CDS encoding CTP synthase has product MNQTKYIFVTGGVTSSLGKGIIAASLAKLLQGRGYRTTIQKFDPYINVDPGTLNPYEHGECYVTDDGAETDLDLGHYERFLNVPTSQANNVTTGRVYLSVIEKERRGEFLGKTVQVVPHITNEIKDRMQLLGKSGDYDIVITEIGGTVGDIESLPYIESVRQLVWELGENNGIVIHLTLVPFLAAAGELKTKPTQHSVKTLMESGIKADILVCRTEHELSQELRQKLALFCNVKKEAVIQSIDASTIYEVPNLMLEEGLDVVALKKLDLPKKALPDLKNWNTFLRRLKNPKHTVNIGLVGKYVEMQDCYKSILEAFIHAGAANETKVNVISIHSEHINADNIVEKLKDLDGVLVAPGFGERGIEGKIEAVRYVRENNIPFFGICLGMQMSVIEYSRNILGYKDANSTEMNDKTSHPVVDLMEEQKTITDKGGTMRLGAWKCDIKPNTLAHKIYGEKTISERHRHRYEYNNKYAEELQKAGLLASGVNPDTGLVEIVELENHPFFIGVQYHPEYKSTVANPHPIFVNFVAAAVNSHKKQ; this is encoded by the coding sequence ATGAATCAGACAAAATATATTTTTGTTACAGGTGGTGTGACTTCATCTTTAGGAAAAGGAATTATCGCGGCATCTTTGGCAAAATTGTTACAAGGAAGAGGGTATCGTACAACTATTCAGAAATTTGATCCATATATTAATGTGGATCCGGGTACGTTAAATCCATATGAGCATGGGGAATGTTATGTGACTGATGATGGTGCTGAAACCGATTTAGATTTAGGTCATTATGAGCGTTTTCTTAATGTTCCTACTTCTCAGGCGAATAATGTGACAACAGGAAGAGTCTATCTTTCGGTTATTGAAAAAGAAAGAAGAGGAGAATTTTTAGGAAAAACAGTTCAGGTTGTTCCTCATATTACCAACGAAATCAAAGACAGAATGCAATTACTGGGCAAATCCGGTGATTATGATATTGTTATTACTGAAATTGGTGGAACAGTTGGTGATATTGAATCACTACCTTATATAGAGTCTGTTCGTCAGTTGGTTTGGGAATTAGGTGAAAATAACGGAATCGTAATTCACTTAACATTAGTTCCATTTTTAGCTGCTGCAGGGGAGTTAAAGACAAAACCTACGCAACACTCGGTAAAAACGTTAATGGAGAGTGGTATCAAAGCCGATATCCTGGTTTGTAGAACCGAGCATGAATTGTCTCAGGAACTACGTCAAAAATTGGCATTGTTCTGTAATGTGAAAAAAGAAGCGGTTATTCAGTCTATTGATGCTTCAACGATATACGAAGTGCCTAATTTAATGCTTGAAGAAGGATTAGATGTAGTGGCTTTGAAAAAATTAGATTTACCTAAAAAAGCATTGCCGGACCTTAAAAACTGGAATACTTTTTTACGCAGATTAAAAAATCCAAAGCATACCGTAAACATCGGTTTGGTTGGGAAATATGTAGAAATGCAGGATTGTTACAAATCGATCTTAGAGGCGTTCATTCATGCCGGTGCTGCTAATGAAACCAAAGTAAATGTAATTTCTATTCATTCAGAACACATTAATGCGGACAATATTGTAGAAAAACTAAAAGATCTTGATGGTGTTTTAGTTGCTCCTGGTTTTGGAGAAAGAGGTATAGAAGGAAAAATCGAAGCCGTTCGTTATGTACGTGAAAATAATATTCCGTTTTTCGGAATTTGTTTAGGTATGCAAATGTCAGTAATCGAATATTCAAGAAATATTTTAGGATACAAAGATGCGAATTCTACAGAGATGAACGATAAAACGTCACATCCTGTTGTAGATTTAATGGAAGAGCAAAAAACAATTACAGATAAAGGTGGAACAATGCGTTTGGGAGCCTGGAAATGTGATATTAAGCCAAATACACTTGCACATAAAATTTACGGAGAAAAAACGATTTCAGAGCGTCACCGTCACCGTTATGAGTACAACAATAAATATGCTGAAGAATTACAAAAAGCAGGTTTATTGGCTTCAGGAGTTAATCCCGATACCGGTTTAGTGGAGATTGTGGAACTTGAAAATCACCCGTTTTTTATAGGTGTACAATACCATCCGGAATATAAAAGTACGGTTGCCAATCCACATCCGATTTTTGTAAACTTTGTAGCTGCTGCTGTAAATTCACATAAGAAACAATAA
- the yidC gene encoding membrane protein insertase YidC gives MEEKKFDLNSIIGFVLIFGILIWIMYQNQPSDKEIAAEKAKKELVAKQEAQAKSDKTKTAVLPVVATTPGDTVQLAQLQKTLGGFAYSATLPSAKESFTTIENEKIKLKIANKGGYIVEATLKEFEKFQKGSKQLVELIKDNNSNLNIQLQTTDNRTLNSKDLFFEPTLSKVGADQILTMRLKAGANEFLEYKYILKPNEYLVGFDVRSQGLNKILNSSKPLDLVWDLKSYRNEKSISIEKRYAQLEYEYEDEKYSSVSDGTAKEDTPEKVSYVAFKQHFFTAILATDKPFEKSKLQSDALVKDEKIDTTFIKQFKATVPLAFSNGEVDYKMSWYFGPADYKVLKAYDKNFEKIIPLGWGIFGWINQWIFIPLFGFLSSYIAYGIAIIIFTIIIKLAMSPITYKSFLSQAKMKVLRPEITELGEKFKKDPMKKQQETMKLYNKAGVNPMAGCIPALIQLPFMYASFQFFPSAFELRQKSFLWADDLSSFDAVVNLPFHIPLYGDHISLFPILAAIAIFFYMKMTSGDQQMAAPQQEGMPDMAKMMKIMIYVSPLMMLIFFNSYGAGLSLYNFISNLITIGIMFVIKNYIVDTDKIHAQIQENKLKEPKKQSKFQQRLQEVMEQQEAAKGQNKKK, from the coding sequence ATGGAAGAAAAAAAATTTGACCTTAATTCAATCATTGGTTTTGTATTGATATTTGGAATTTTGATTTGGATTATGTACCAAAATCAACCTTCTGATAAGGAAATTGCTGCTGAAAAAGCCAAGAAAGAATTAGTTGCGAAACAAGAAGCTCAAGCTAAATCGGATAAAACTAAAACGGCAGTTTTGCCAGTTGTAGCAACAACTCCGGGCGATACAGTTCAATTAGCACAATTGCAAAAAACCTTAGGTGGTTTTGCTTACTCAGCGACACTTCCTTCTGCAAAGGAGTCTTTTACAACAATCGAAAATGAGAAGATTAAACTAAAAATCGCTAATAAAGGAGGTTATATTGTTGAAGCTACTCTTAAAGAATTTGAAAAATTTCAAAAAGGTTCAAAACAATTAGTGGAATTAATCAAAGATAATAATTCTAATTTAAACATTCAGTTACAAACAACAGATAACAGAACTTTAAATTCGAAAGATTTGTTTTTTGAGCCAACACTATCTAAAGTTGGAGCAGATCAGATTTTAACAATGCGTTTGAAAGCTGGAGCGAACGAATTTTTAGAATACAAATATATTTTAAAACCAAACGAATATTTAGTTGGTTTTGATGTTCGTTCTCAAGGTTTGAATAAAATTTTAAATTCGTCTAAGCCATTAGATTTAGTTTGGGATTTAAAATCATACAGAAACGAGAAAAGTATTTCTATCGAGAAGCGTTATGCGCAACTTGAATACGAATATGAAGATGAAAAATACAGTTCGGTAAGCGACGGTACAGCAAAAGAAGATACTCCTGAAAAAGTGAGTTATGTAGCGTTTAAGCAACACTTTTTCACGGCTATTTTGGCGACTGATAAACCATTTGAGAAATCTAAATTACAATCTGATGCTTTAGTAAAAGATGAAAAAATAGATACGACTTTTATCAAACAATTTAAAGCAACAGTTCCTTTAGCTTTTTCTAATGGAGAAGTGGATTATAAAATGAGTTGGTATTTTGGACCAGCTGATTATAAAGTTTTAAAAGCATATGATAAAAACTTCGAAAAAATTATTCCACTAGGATGGGGGATTTTCGGATGGATTAATCAATGGATTTTTATTCCATTATTCGGATTCTTAAGCTCTTATATTGCTTATGGAATTGCGATTATCATTTTTACAATTATCATTAAATTGGCAATGTCGCCAATTACCTATAAGTCATTTTTGTCTCAGGCTAAGATGAAAGTGTTACGTCCGGAGATTACAGAGTTGGGAGAAAAATTCAAAAAAGACCCAATGAAGAAACAACAGGAAACGATGAAATTGTACAATAAAGCAGGGGTGAACCCAATGGCAGGATGTATTCCGGCATTGATTCAGCTTCCGTTTATGTATGCGTCATTCCAGTTCTTCCCATCTGCTTTTGAGTTAAGACAAAAAAGTTTCCTTTGGGCAGACGATTTATCATCTTTTGATGCGGTTGTAAACTTACCATTTCACATTCCTTTATATGGAGATCATATCAGTTTGTTTCCAATTTTGGCTGCAATTGCGATTTTCTTCTATATGAAAATGACTTCGGGCGACCAACAAATGGCAGCTCCTCAACAAGAAGGTATGCCGGATATGGCGAAAATGATGAAAATCATGATTTACGTTTCACCATTAATGATGTTAATTTTCTTCAATAGTTATGGTGCAGGATTGAGTTTGTATAACTTTATCTCTAACTTAATTACAATCGGAATTATGTTTGTAATTAAAAA